One Salvelinus fontinalis isolate EN_2023a chromosome 27, ASM2944872v1, whole genome shotgun sequence genomic region harbors:
- the LOC129825153 gene encoding CAD protein-like isoform X1 produces the protein MATLILEDGTTFKGRLFGANTSVSGEVVFQTGMVGYPEALTDPSYMCQILTLTYPLQGNYGIPQDEEGDFGLSKWFESSKIHAAALIVGEVSQNPSHWSSAMSLDQWLKEQGIPGLEGIDTRRLTKKIREKGTMLGKLVVDGTPEANVPFDNPDQRNLVKEVSMKEPRVFNPSGAVRITAVDCGIKYNQIRCLCQRGACVTVVPWDHPLDSTDFDGLFISNGPGDPQFCTETIDNVRKVVCVDNPKPVFGICLGNQLLSLAIGAKTYKMKYGNRGHNQPCIHKGTDRCFITSQNHGFAVDPLTLPQGWDVLFTNANDQTSEGIVHNTKHLFSVQFHPEHMAGPTDLVSLFDVFLDTVRDHKEGKSGKPVKQRLTEHLTYPGSTNPEEFVRPRKVLILGSGGLSIGQAGEFDYSGSQAIKALKEENIQTVLINPNIATVQTSKGLADKVYFLPLTPEYVTQVIKNERPDGVLLTFGGQTALNCGVQLTKRGVLKKYAVRVLGTPVASIEMTEDRKIFVEKMEEINEHVAPSEAAVSVEQAVAAAERIGYPVLVRSAFALGGLGSGFANNREELTSLVTSAFAHTSQVLVDKSLKGWKEIEYEVVRDAYDNCITVCNMENIDPLGIHTGESIVVAPSQTLNDYEYNMLRNTAIKVIRHLGIVGECNIQYALNPESEQYYIIEVNARLSRSSALASKATGYPLAYVAAKLGLGIPLPVLKNSVTNQTTANFEPSLDYCVVKVPRWDLSKFLRVSTKIGSSMKSVGEVMAIGRSFEEAFQKALRMVDENCVGFDHTIKPVSDEELQTPTDKRIFVLAAALRAGYTVDRLYDLTKIDRWFLHKMKNIAVHEKVLESYNQDESAMPLEVMRKAKQLGFSDKQIALAVQSTELAVRKMRRDWSILPVVKQIDTVAAEWPAHTNYLYLTYNGTESDLGFGDPHVIVIGSGVYRIGSSVEFDWCAVGCIMELRKMGYKTIMVNYNPETVSTDYDMCDRLYFDEISFEVVMDIYEMENPEGVILSMGGQLPNNIAMSLHRQQCRILGTSPEFIDSAENRFKFSRMLDTIGISQPQWKELTEIESAMKFCETAGYPCLVRPSYVLSGAAMNVAYTDSDLEKYLSSAVAVSKEYPVVISKFIQEAKEIDVDAVACDGVVMAIAVSEHVENAGVHSGDATLVTPPQDINQKTMERIKMIVHAIGQELQVTGPFNLQLIAKDDQLKVIECNVRVSRSFPFVSKTLGVDLVALATRVIMGEKMEPVGLMKGVGIVGVKVPQFSFSRLAGADVVLGVEMTSTGEVACFGENRYEAYLKAMLSTGFKIPKKNILLSIGSYKNKSELLPTVQALESLGYDLYASLGTADFYTEHGVKVMAVDWPFGEEESDCPNKDKQRNILEYLEDHHFDMVINLSMRNSGGRRLSSFVTKGYRTRRMAIDYSVPLIIDIKCTKLFVQALRLVGSFPPVKTHVDCMTSQKLIRLPGLIDVHVHLREPGATHKEDFSSGTAAALAGGVTMVCAMPNTAPAIIDPSSFAMVQKLAKAGCRCDYALYVGATSDNSTILPSIAKSAAGLKMYLNDTYSTLKMDNVSMWMEHFEKWPKHLPIVAHAEKQTVAAVLMVAQLYQRAVHICHVAKKEEILIIRAAKQKGIQVTCEVAPHHLFLCEENVVDIGDGRAQVRPMLGTREDMEALWEHLDIIDCFATDHAPHSVEEKNSEKPPPGYPGLETMLPLLLTAVSDGRLTIDDIIKRLYDNPRKIFSLPAQANTYVEVDLEQEWVIPKHMQFTKSKWTPFEGMKVKGKVRRVVLRGEVAYIDGQVLVPPGYGEDVKAWPAPIPLLQPPEPVKEIPKTPEHPRLTPPCEGIRTCAQSPRRSAGDGRYTLPPRVHRSSDPGMPPGFRTMHTKWHLDVIAAEDSRARALRRAFEEGFREEMAPAAGDSYSHPPPLARILSPRAEAAAGQPLAHLQTSPVLHPLVGQHVLSVKQFSKEQISHMFNVAHTLRLMVQKERSLDILKGKVMASMFYEVSTRTSSSFAAAMQRLGGSVVHFCEATSSSQKGESLADSVQTMSCYADVLVLRHPTPGAVESAARHCRKPVINAGDGVGEHPTQALLDVFTIREELGTVNGMTITMVGDLKHGRTVHSLARLLTQYRITLRYVAPKNLHMPSEIIDFVASKGIKQEEFESIEEALPDTDVLYMTRIQKERFSSEEEYKACFGQFILTPHIMTGAKKKMVVMHPLPRVNEISAEVDTDPRAAYFRQAENGMYIRMALLATVLGR, from the exons atggcaACCCTGATTTTAGAAGATGGGACCACGTTCAAGGGCCGCCTTTTCGGAGCAAATACGTCAGTGTCTGGTGAAGTTG TGTTCCAGACAGGCATGGTTGGCTACCCAGAGGCCCTGACTGACCCGTCCTACATGTGTCAGATCCTCACCCTCACCTACCCTCTGCAGGGCAACTATGGAATACCCCAGGATGAGGAGGGGGACTTTGGACTCAGCAAG TGGTTTGAGTCTTCTAAGATCCACGCTGCAGCCCTCATCGTCGGAGAGGTCTCCCAGAACCCCAGCCACTGGAGCTCAGCCATGTCTCTGGACCAGTGGCTCAAAGAGCAGGGCATCCCCGGCCTAGAGG GAATTGACACCCGTCGTCTGACCAAGAAGATCCGTGAGAAGGGTACAATGCTGGGGAAGCTGGTTGTGGACGGAACGCCCGAGGCCAACGTTCCATTTGACAACCCTGACCAGAGGAACCTTGTCAAGGAGGTGTCCATGAAG GAGCCCCGGGTGTTCAACCCCAGTGGTGCTGTCAGGATCACAGCTGTAGACTGTGGCATTAAGTACAACCAGATCCGTTGCCTGTGTCAGAGAGGGGCCTGTGTCACCGTGGTGCCCTGGGATCACCCACTGGACAGCACAG ATTTTGATGGGCTGTTCATCAGCAACGGCCCTGGGGACCCCCAGTTCTGTACGGAGACCATAGACAACGTGAGGAAGGTGGTGTGTGTGGACAACCCCAAGCCTGTGTTTGGTATCTGCCTGGGCAACCAGCTTCTCTCCCTCGCCATCGGAGCAAAGACCTACAAAATGAA GTATGGGAATCGTGGCCATAACCAGCCCTGTATCCACAAGGGCACAGATCGCTGTTTCATCACATCTCAGAACCATGGCTTTGCTGTGGATCCCCTGACCCTGCCACAGGGCTGGGACGTGCTCTTCACCAACGCCAATGACCAGACCAGTGAGGGCATCGTGCACAACACCAAACACCTATTCAG TGTCCAGTTCCACCCAGAGCACATGGCAGGCCCCACtgacctggtcagtctgtttgaTGTGTTTCTGGACACAGTCAGAGACCACAAGGAGGGCAAGAGTGGCAAACCAG tGAAGCAGAGACTGACAGAGCACCTGACCTATCCTGGATCTACCAATCCGGAGGAATTTGTTCGGCCACGCAAAGTCCTAATCCTGGGTTCTGGAGGCCTCTCCATCGGACAGGCTGGGGAGTTTGACTACTCTGGCTCTCAG GCCATAAAAGCATTGAAGGAGGAGAACATTCAGACTGTGCTCATCAACCCCAACATCGCCACGGTGCAAACCTCCAAGGGTCTGGCTGACAAGGTTTACTTCCTGCCTCTCACCCCGGAGTATGTCACTCAG GTGATAAAGAATGAGCGTCCAGACGGGGTCCTCCTGACCTTCGGGGGGCAGACTGCTCTTAACTGCGGGGTGCAGCTGACCAAGAGGGGAGTCCTGAAGAAGTATGCGGTGCGCGTGCTGGGGACGCCGGTGGCTTCCATTGAGATGACTGAGGACAGGAAGATCTTTGTGGAGAAGATGGAGGAGATCAATGAACACGTGGCACCCAGCGAGGCCGCTGTGTCTGTGGAGCAG GCAGTAGCGGCTGCAGAGCGTATTGGCTACCCTGTCCTGGTGCGCTCGGCCTTTGCCCTGGGAGGACTGGGCTCTGGCTTTGCCAACAACAGGGAGGAGTTGACCTCTCTGGTGACATCTGCCTTCGCCCACACTTCCCAGGTCCTAGTGGACAAGTCCCTGAAGGGTTGGAAAGAGATTGAGTATGAGGTGGTCAGAGACGCCTACGACAACTGTATCACC GTATGTAACATGGAGAACATTGACCCTCTGGGTATCCACACTGGGGAGTCCATCGTGGTGGCGCCCAGTCAGACGCTCAACGACTATGAGTACAACATGTTGAGGAACACTGCCATCAAGGTCATCAGACATCTAGGCATCGTTGGAGAGTGTAACATCCAGTACGCCCTCAACCCAGAGTCTGAGCAG TACTACATCATTGAGGTGAATGCCCGTCTGTCTCGGAGCTCAGCTCTGGCCAGTAAAGCTACAGGATATCCCCTGGCCTACGTGGCTGCCAAGCTGGGATTGGGCATCCCGCTACCTGTCCTCAA GAACTCAGTGACCAACCAGACCACGGCTAACTTTGAGCCCAGTCTGGACTACTGTGTGGTTAAGGTCCCTCGCTGGGATCTCAGCAAGTTCCTGCGCGTCAGCACCAAGATAGGTAGCTCCATGAAGAGCGTGG GAGAGGTGATGGCCATCGGCCGTAGCTTTGAGGAAGCCTTCCAGAAGGCTCTGCGGATGGTGGATGAGAACTGTGTGGGCTTTGACCACACTATCAAACCAGTGTCTGACGAG GAGCTGCAGACCCCGACAGACAAACGTATCTTTGTTCTGGCGGCTGCTCTCAGGGCAGGCTATACAGTGGACCGTCTTTACGACCTAACCAAGATCGACCGCTGGTTCCTTCACAAAATGAAGAACATCGCGGTCCATGAGAAGGTGCTGGAGTCGTACAACCAGGACGAGAGCGCCATGCCTTTGGAGGTGATGAGGAAAGCCAAGCAGCTGGGCTTCTCAGACAAGCAGATCGCCCTGGCTGTGCAGAG TACCGAGCTGGCGGTGAGGAAGATGCGTCGAGATTGGAGCATCCTGCCTGTGGTGAAGCAGATCGACACTGTGGCGGCGGAGTGGCCCGCCCACACCAACTACCTGTACCTGACCTATAACGGTACGGAAAGCGACCTGGGCTTTGGAGATCCCCATGTCATAGTAATCGGCTCTGGGGTTTACCGCATCGGCAGCAGTGTGGAGTTTGACTGGTGCGCTGTGGGCTGCATCATGGAACTCAGGAAG ATGGGCTATAAAACCATCATGGTGAACTATAACCCAGAGACTGTCAGCACAGACTACGACATGTGTGATCGTCTCTACTTCGATGAGATCTCCTTTGAG gtTGTGATGGACATCTATGAGATGGAGAACCCAGAGGGAGTGATCCTGTCCATGGGGGGCCAGCTGCCCAACAACATCGCCATGTCCCTCCACAGGCAGCAGTGTCGTATATTGGGCACCTCCCCGGAGTTCATCGACTCTGCTGAGAACAGGTTTAAGTTCTCCCGCATGCTGGACACCATTGGCATCAGCCAGCCCCAGTGGAAGGAACTCACTGAGATTGAG tcagCCATGAAGTTCTGCGAGACTGCGGGCTACCCCTGCCTGGTGCGTCCCTCCTACGTGCTGAGTGGAGCGGCCATGAACGTGGCGTACACAGACAGCGACCTGGAGAAGTACCTTAGCAGCGCTGTGGCCGTGTCCAAGGAATACCCCGTGGTCATCTCAAAGTTCATCCAGGAGGCCAAG GAGATAGACGTGGACGCGGTGGCGTGCGACGGCGTGGTGATGGCCATCGCTGTATCGGAACATGTGGAGAACGCCGGGGTGCACTCTGGGGACGCCACCCTGGTCACACCCCCCCAGGACATCAACCAGAAGACCATGGAGCGTATCAAGATGATCGTCCATGCCATCGGACAGGAACTGCAGGTCACCGGGCCTTTTAACCTGCAACTCATCGCTAAG GATGACCAGCTGAAGGTGATCGAGTGCAACGTCCGTGTCTCCCGCTCCTTCCCATTCGTCTCAAAGACTCTTGGAGTGGATCTGGTCGCCCTGGCAACGCGTGTCATAATGGGAGAGAAGATGGAGCCCGTGGGTCTGATGAAAGGAGTGGGCATCGTGGGCGTCAAG GTCCCCCAGTTCTCGTTCTCTCGTCTGGCCGGAGCTGATGTGGTGCTGGGGGTAGAGATGACCAGTACTGGGGAGGTGGCCTGCTTTGGAGAGAACAGATACGAGGCCTATCTGAAGGCCATGCTCAGCACAGGCTTCAAGATCCCCAAGAAGAACATTCTGCTGTCAATTGGCAGTTACAAG AACAAGAGTGAGCTGCTGCCTACTGTTCAGGCGCTGGAGAGTCTGGGCTATGACCTGTATGCCAGTCTGGGGACTGCTGACTTCTACACTGAGCATGGAGTCAAG GTGATGGCGGTGGACTGGCCATTTGGGGAAGAGGAGAGCGACTGCCCCAACAAGGACAAGCAGAGGAACATCTTGGAATACCTGGAGGACCACCACTTTGACATGGTCATCAACCTCTCCATGAGGAACTCCGGAGGCCGACGCCTCTCCTCCTTCGTCACCAAGGGTTACCGCACCCGCCGCATGGCCATCGACTACTCCGTGCCCCTCATCATTGACATCAAGTGCACCAAGCTGTTTGTCCAG GCGCTGCGTCTGGTTGGCAGCTTCCCGCCCGTCAAGACTCACGTGGACTGTATGACGTCACAGAAGTTGATTCGCCTGCCTG GTCTGATAGATGTGCACGTCCACCTGCGGGAGCCGGGTGCCACCCACAAGGAAGATTTCTCCTCGGGCACAGCGGCTGCCCTGGCAGGGGGCGTCACCATGGTATGTGCCATGCCCAACACGGCACCTGCCATAATCGACCCCAGCTCCTTCGCCATGGTCCAGAAG CTTGCCAAGGCAGGGTGTCGGTGTGACTATGCCCTTTACGTCGGAGCGACTTCAGACAACTCCACCATCTTGCCCTCCATCGCTAAGTCCGCCGCTGGGCTGAAGATGTATCTGAACGACACCTACTCCACTCTGAAGATGGACAACGTCTCAATGTGGATGGAG CACTTTGAGAAGTGGCCCAAGCACCTGCCAATCGTGGCACACGCAGAGAAGCAGACTGTGGCAGCCGTCTTGATGGTGGCCCAGCTGTACCAAAGAGCTGTACATATCTGCCATGTGGCCAAGAAGGAGGAG ATCCTGATCATCCGTGCAGCCAAGCAGAAGGGCATCCAGGTGACGTGTGAGGTAGCACCCCACCACCTTTTCCTGTGTGAGGAGAACGTGGTGGACATTGGGGACGGCCGGGCACAGGTCCGCCCCATGCTGGGCACCCGGGAGGACATGGAGGCCCTCTGGGAACACCTGGACATCATTGACTGCTTCGCAACTGACCACG CCCCCCATTCAGTGGAGGAGAAGAACTCAGAGAAGCCCCCACCAGGTTACCCCGGCCTTGAGACCATGCTGCCCCTTCTCCTCACCGCCGTCAGCGATGGGCGCCTCACCATCGACGATATCATCAAGCGCCTGTACGACAACCCCCGCAAGATTTTCTCCCTTCCCGCACAGGCCAACACCTATGTAGAG GTGGACCTGGAGCAGGAGTGGGTCATCCCCAAACACATGCAGTTCACCAAGTCCAAGTGGACTCCCTTTGAAGGCATGAAGGTGAAAGGCAAGGTCCGCAGAGTGGTGCTCAGAGGAGAGGTGGCCTACATCGACGGACAGGTGCTGGTCCCGCCTGGCTATGGGGAGGATGTGAAGGCTTGGCCTGCACCCATccccctcctccagccccctgAGCCAGTGAAAGAAATCCCAAAG ACCCCAGAGCACCCCCGGCTGACCCCTCCGTGTGAGGGCATCCGTACATGCGCCCAGAGTCCTCGCCGTTCCGCTGGGGACGGGCGCTACACGCTCCCGCCTCGCGTTCACAGGTCCTCCGACCCAGGCATGCCCCCAG GTTTTAGGACGATGCACACAAAATGGCACTTGGATGTCATTG CAGCTGAAGATTCAAGGGCGAGAGCATTAAGAAGAGCATTTGAAGAAGGTTTCAGAGAAG AGATGGCCCCTGCAGCTGGGGACAGTTACAGCCATCCCCCTCCCCTGGCCAGGATCCTGTCCCCTCGGGCTGAGGCAGCGGCAGGGCAGCCCCTGGCCCACCTCCAGACCTCCCCAGTGCTCCACCCCCTAGTGGGACAACACGTCCTCTCTGTCAAGCAGTTCAGCAAGGAACAG ATCTCTCACATGTTTAACGTGGCCCATACTCTTCGCCTGATGGTTCAGAAAGAGAGAAGCCTTGACATCCTGAAG GGTAAGGTGATGGCATCCATGTTCTACGAGGTCAGCACGCGCACCAGCAGTTCGTTTGCAGCGGCAATGCAGCGTCTGGGCGGCTCCGTGGTCCATTTCTGTGAGGCCACCTCCTCGTCGCAGAAGGGCGAGTCTCTAGCGGACTCTGTCCAGACCATGAGCTGCTACGCTGACGTCCTGGTGCTGCGACACCCCACGCCAGGGGCCGTGGAG TCTGCAGCGAGGCACTGCCGGAAGCCGGTGATCAACGCTGGGGACGGGGTCGGGGAGCACCCCACGCAGGCCCTGCTGGATGTGTTCACCATCAGAGAGGAGCTGGGTACGGTCAACGGCATGACG ATCACCATGGTAGGGGACCTGAAGCATGGCCGCACAGTTCATTCCCTGGCCAGGCTGCTCACCCAATACAGGATCACTCTGCGCTACGTCGCCCCAAAGAATCTCCACATGCCCTCCGAGATCATTGACTTTGTGGCCTCCAAAGGCATCAAGCAG GAAGAGTTTGAGAGCATCGAGGAGGCCCTGCCTGACACTGACGTCCTCTACATGACCAGGATTCAGAAGGAGAGGTTTTCCTCCGAGGAAGAGTACAAAGCG TGCTTCGGTCAGTTCATCCTCACCCCACACATCATGACTGGAGCGAAGAAGAAGATGGTGGTGATGCATCCTCTACCGAGAGTCAATGAGATCAG TGCGGAGGTGGACACTGATCCTCGTGCTGCCTACTTCCGGCAGGCTGAGAACGGCATGTACATCCGCATGGCCCTCCTGGCCACTGTGCTGGGCAGATGA